Proteins encoded in a region of the Inquilinus sp. KBS0705 genome:
- the metX gene encoding homoserine O-acetyltransferase: protein MSIQSFTYTGTFELESGAKLKGLQIGYNTYGTLNKNRDNVVWVCHALTANSDVFDWWKGLFGADDHFNPDEHFVVCANVLGSPYGTANPLTTNPITGQPYYLAFPEFTIRDIVKAHTLLADHLEIEHIEILLGGSLGGQQAIEWSISQPERIKNLILIATNARHSPWGIAFNESQRLAITADRTFYAGAPDGGSKGLKAARSIALLSYRGYKTYAITQQEEEDNVTDNFKASTYQNYQGEKLVNRFNAYSYWYLSKAMDSHNVGRGRHGVDKALSLIKARTLVIGIKSDVLFPIEEQQYLFRHIPKSAFAEFDSFYGHDGFLIETEALTKIITSFFKTDVKGKIIELQKIA from the coding sequence ATGAGTATACAAAGTTTTACATATACCGGCACCTTTGAACTGGAGTCGGGCGCAAAATTAAAGGGGCTACAAATAGGCTATAATACTTACGGTACATTAAATAAAAACCGCGACAATGTAGTTTGGGTTTGCCATGCGCTTACCGCTAATTCGGATGTTTTTGATTGGTGGAAAGGGCTTTTTGGTGCCGACGATCATTTTAACCCTGATGAGCATTTTGTAGTTTGCGCTAATGTGTTGGGGTCGCCGTATGGCACCGCCAACCCGTTAACCACCAACCCAATAACCGGGCAACCATACTACCTTGCATTCCCGGAATTTACTATCCGCGACATTGTTAAGGCACACACCCTTTTGGCAGACCATTTAGAGATAGAACATATCGAGATATTACTTGGCGGATCGTTAGGTGGCCAGCAAGCCATTGAGTGGAGCATCAGCCAGCCCGAGCGTATAAAAAACCTGATCTTAATAGCTACTAACGCCCGTCATTCACCCTGGGGAATAGCTTTTAACGAATCGCAACGACTGGCAATAACCGCCGACCGTACTTTTTACGCCGGAGCACCTGATGGTGGCAGCAAAGGCTTAAAAGCCGCACGCAGCATTGCGCTCCTATCCTACCGTGGGTATAAAACTTATGCCATTACGCAACAGGAGGAAGAAGATAACGTAACTGATAACTTCAAAGCATCAACATACCAAAATTACCAGGGAGAAAAGCTTGTAAACCGTTTTAATGCCTACAGTTACTGGTATTTGAGCAAAGCTATGGACTCGCACAATGTAGGCCGCGGCCGCCATGGAGTTGATAAGGCACTAAGCCTGATAAAAGCCCGTACATTGGTTATAGGCATAAAATCTGATGTGTTGTTTCCTATTGAGGAGCAGCAATATTTGTTCAGGCATATACCAAAATCGGCTTTTGCGGAGTTTGATTCATTTTATGGGCACGATGGATTTTTAATTGAAACTGAGGCGTTAACAAAAATAATTACATCGTTTTTTAAAACGGATGTTAAAGGAAAAATAATTGAACTGCAAAAAATTGCTTAA
- a CDS encoding homoserine dehydrogenase, with product MSKKLNIGLFGFGVVGQGLYDIIKTKNLNLEIVKIAIKNPEKDRSLPKELFTTDRDEILNNPEINTVVELINDTEAAFEIVSRALSTGKNVVSASKKMIATYLPQLIELQHKYGTSLLYEGAVCGSIPIIRNLEEYYDNELLHSISGIFNGSSNYILSKGYLEGLDYDTALKQAQDLGFAETDPTMDVGGYDAKFKLVITASHAYGVVVNPKDVLNIGIQNLAAQDLQYAREKKLKIKLVPVAKELDDRHVAMFVLPKFVNETEFLYNVEYEYNGVTVQAAFADQQFFFGKGAGGHPTGSAVLSDIAALRYNYQYEYKKAKETNDLQFTNNIELNIYLRYEDEGLVEALEFEHIHERFYSGSYKFVIGKINLQKLIDNQQRISDNKAFVAFADQLTGVSLATAKQQAAEVF from the coding sequence ATGAGTAAGAAACTAAATATAGGCCTCTTCGGATTTGGAGTTGTTGGCCAGGGATTGTACGATATAATCAAAACCAAAAACCTGAACCTTGAGATAGTAAAGATCGCTATCAAAAATCCGGAAAAAGATCGTTCGTTACCTAAAGAACTATTTACTACCGACCGGGACGAAATACTGAATAATCCCGAAATAAATACTGTTGTAGAGCTTATAAATGATACAGAAGCTGCGTTCGAGATCGTTTCGCGGGCTTTAAGCACGGGTAAAAATGTGGTATCGGCCAGCAAAAAAATGATAGCCACTTACCTGCCGCAGTTGATAGAATTGCAACACAAATATGGCACATCATTACTATACGAGGGGGCAGTATGCGGTAGTATACCTATTATCCGTAATCTGGAAGAGTATTACGATAACGAATTGCTACATTCTATAAGTGGTATCTTTAACGGATCGTCAAACTATATTCTATCAAAAGGCTATTTAGAGGGCTTAGACTACGATACCGCCCTTAAACAAGCACAAGACCTTGGCTTTGCCGAAACCGACCCAACCATGGATGTTGGTGGTTACGATGCCAAATTTAAACTTGTAATTACCGCATCTCACGCTTATGGTGTAGTGGTTAACCCAAAAGATGTGTTAAATATCGGTATACAAAACCTTGCAGCACAAGATTTGCAGTATGCCCGCGAAAAGAAATTAAAGATAAAACTGGTACCTGTAGCCAAAGAGCTTGACGACAGACATGTAGCTATGTTTGTACTGCCTAAATTTGTTAACGAAACCGAGTTTTTATACAACGTAGAGTACGAATACAACGGTGTAACGGTACAGGCAGCCTTTGCCGATCAGCAATTCTTTTTTGGAAAGGGTGCTGGTGGCCACCCTACAGGATCTGCAGTATTATCGGATATTGCCGCGCTGCGCTACAACTACCAGTACGAGTATAAAAAGGCCAAAGAAACAAACGACCTGCAGTTTACCAATAATATTGAGTTAAATATATACCTGCGTTACGAGGATGAAGGCCTGGTAGAAGCATTAGAATTTGAGCACATACACGAACGTTTCTATTCAGGTAGTTACAAATTTGTTATTGGTAAGATCAATTTACAAAAACTGATAGATAACCAGCAACGTATATCAGATAACAAGGCTTTCGTGGCCTTCGCCGACCAGCTAACAGGGGTCAGTTTAGCTACGGCAAAACAACAAGCAGCCGAAGTTTTTTAG